One genomic region from Methanonatronarchaeum thermophilum encodes:
- a CDS encoding V-type ATP synthase subunit D — translation MSKDIVDGVRPIRMDLLEMRERLELAEKGHDLLEEKRDALIMELFEVVKEAKGIREELEKELEEAFRMLIEAEAESGAVKIESLTTSVSETELEFDAAKKNIMGVTVPKLEKQGNPKRKYRERGFSPIDTPPQLDEAAERFEEVLNMIVLVAEIEESIRLLSEEIEKTKRRVNALEYNLIPKFENTVDYIEMKLDEMERESFFRLKRVKAKLER, via the coding sequence ATGTCTAAAGATATCGTTGACGGCGTCCGTCCAATAAGGATGGACCTCCTAGAGATGCGGGAAAGACTGGAGCTAGCGGAAAAAGGACACGACCTACTCGAAGAAAAAAGAGACGCATTAATAATGGAGTTATTCGAAGTAGTCAAAGAAGCCAAAGGAATCCGAGAAGAACTAGAAAAAGAACTCGAAGAAGCATTCCGAATGCTAATAGAAGCCGAAGCCGAATCAGGAGCAGTCAAAATCGAATCATTAACAACCTCCGTCAGCGAAACCGAACTAGAGTTCGACGCCGCAAAGAAAAACATCATGGGAGTAACCGTACCCAAACTAGAAAAACAAGGCAACCCAAAACGAAAATACCGAGAAAGAGGCTTCTCACCAATAGACACCCCACCACAACTCGACGAAGCCGCAGAAAGATTCGAAGAAGTCCTCAACATGATAGTACTAGTCGCAGAAATCGAAGAAAGCATACGACTACTATCAGAAGAAATCGAAAAAACAAAAAGACGAGTAAACGCACTAGAATACAACCTAATACCAAAATTCGAAAACACCGTAGACTACATCGAAATGAAACTCGACGAAATGGAAAGAGAATCCTTCTTCCGACTAAAACGAGTTAAAGCAAAACTAGAAAGATAA
- a CDS encoding V-type ATP synthase subunit B, which translates to MSKSGAIEYSTVSEVSGSIMVVEDVSGVAYDEVVEVVGNDGVKRRGKVLEAEGDRAVIQVFEGTRGLDTKNTKVRFTGKTMTIGVSEDLLGRVLDGTGQPIDGGPEIIPEEERDIYGSSINPEAREHPEEFIETGISVIDGMNTLVRGQKLPVFTVSGLPHNELAAQIARQAKVRGGEEKDFAVVFAAMGITNEESNFFMKSFERTGALERTVVLLNLADDPAVERIVTPRIALTIAEYLAYEKDMHILVLLTDLTNYCESLREIAAAREEVPGRRGYPGYMYTDLAGIYERAGRIKNKEGTITQIPMLTMPDDDITHPIPDLTGYITEGQIVFSRNIHRKGIYPPIDVLPCLSRLMDAGIGEGKTREDHSDVSDQLYSSYAEGRDLRDLVAVVGEEALTERDRMYLQIADDFEEKYVSQDLDERRTIEETLQTAWDIFSKLPKKELKRIDRDYIAEYYESAETEETEETESTAEQQ; encoded by the coding sequence ATGAGCAAATCCGGAGCAATAGAATATTCAACAGTATCTGAAGTATCAGGCTCCATAATGGTCGTTGAAGACGTATCAGGAGTAGCATACGACGAGGTTGTAGAAGTAGTTGGAAACGACGGAGTGAAAAGAAGAGGAAAAGTACTTGAAGCCGAAGGAGACCGAGCCGTAATCCAAGTATTCGAAGGAACAAGAGGCCTGGACACAAAAAACACAAAAGTACGATTCACCGGAAAAACAATGACAATAGGAGTCTCCGAAGACCTACTCGGAAGAGTCCTAGACGGAACAGGCCAACCAATAGACGGTGGACCTGAAATAATACCAGAAGAAGAACGAGACATATACGGGTCATCAATAAACCCAGAAGCCCGAGAACACCCAGAAGAATTCATCGAAACAGGAATATCCGTAATAGACGGAATGAACACCCTTGTAAGAGGACAGAAACTACCAGTATTCACAGTCTCAGGACTACCACACAACGAACTCGCAGCCCAAATAGCAAGACAAGCAAAAGTTCGTGGTGGAGAAGAAAAAGATTTCGCGGTCGTCTTCGCAGCAATGGGAATAACAAACGAAGAATCAAACTTCTTCATGAAAAGCTTCGAAAGAACAGGCGCACTAGAAAGAACAGTCGTCCTACTGAACCTAGCCGACGACCCAGCAGTTGAAAGAATCGTAACACCAAGAATAGCCCTAACAATAGCCGAATACCTCGCATACGAAAAAGACATGCACATCCTCGTACTACTAACCGACCTAACAAACTACTGCGAATCACTACGAGAAATCGCAGCAGCAAGAGAAGAAGTACCAGGAAGAAGAGGATACCCAGGATACATGTACACCGACCTAGCAGGTATATACGAAAGAGCAGGCCGAATCAAAAACAAAGAAGGAACAATCACACAGATCCCAATGCTCACAATGCCCGACGACGACATAACACACCCAATCCCAGACCTAACAGGATACATAACAGAAGGCCAGATTGTTTTCTCAAGAAACATACACCGAAAAGGTATATACCCACCGATAGACGTCCTACCCTGCCTCTCAAGACTAATGGACGCAGGAATAGGGGAAGGAAAAACAAGAGAAGACCACAGCGACGTCAGCGACCAACTATACTCAAGCTACGCAGAAGGAAGAGACCTAAGAGACCTCGTAGCCGTAGTCGGAGAAGAAGCATTGACAGAAAGAGACCGAATGTACCTACAGATCGCCGACGACTTCGAAGAAAAATACGTCTCACAAGACCTAGACGAAAGAAGAACAATCGAGGAAACACTACAAACCGCTTGGGACATATTCTCCAAACTCCCAAAGAAAGAACTAAAACGAATCGACCGAGACTACATAGCCGAATATTACGAATCAGCAGAAACCGAAGAAACCGAAGAAACAGAGTCTACAGCTGAACAACAATAA